From Serinicoccus profundi, the proteins below share one genomic window:
- a CDS encoding ATP-dependent DNA ligase: MDLPVMPPVKPMLAKPAAALPQGWLYDPKWDGFRSIVFRDGEEVELGSRNEKPMTRYFPELVEAIRAEVPQRCVLDGEIVVSSPGGDRLDFEALGQRIHPADSRVRMLSEATPAAFVAFDLLALGEEDLTGMPFRERRARLESILPAVSAGSVHLSPLTDDLDLAMRWFVDFEGAGLDGIIGKDPEETYQPNKRVLTKLKHTRTADCVVAGYRTHKSSEEAIGSLLLGIFTPQGRLAHVGVSSSFTMARRRELFTELQPLVTGFEGHPWDWAAHAQADTPRKSEGSRWAAGKDLSFTPLRPERVVEVKYDYLEGDRFRHTAHFLRWREDREPESCTYDQLDQPVDFPLTDVLGAPVTAAADLGEGPR; the protein is encoded by the coding sequence GTGGACCTGCCCGTCATGCCCCCGGTCAAGCCGATGCTCGCCAAGCCCGCGGCGGCGCTGCCGCAGGGCTGGCTCTACGACCCGAAGTGGGACGGCTTCCGCTCGATCGTCTTCCGCGACGGTGAGGAGGTCGAGCTGGGGTCGCGCAACGAGAAGCCCATGACCCGCTACTTCCCCGAGCTCGTCGAGGCGATCCGGGCCGAAGTGCCGCAGCGGTGCGTCCTCGACGGGGAGATCGTCGTGTCCTCACCCGGCGGGGACCGCCTCGACTTCGAGGCCCTCGGTCAGCGCATCCACCCGGCCGACTCGCGCGTGCGGATGCTCAGCGAGGCGACGCCGGCGGCCTTCGTGGCCTTCGACCTGCTCGCCCTGGGCGAGGAGGACCTCACCGGTATGCCGTTCCGCGAGCGCCGCGCCCGGCTCGAGTCGATCCTGCCCGCGGTCAGCGCGGGCTCGGTGCACCTGTCGCCGCTCACCGACGACCTCGACCTCGCGATGCGGTGGTTCGTCGACTTCGAGGGGGCCGGGCTCGACGGCATCATCGGCAAGGACCCCGAGGAGACCTACCAGCCCAACAAGCGCGTCCTCACCAAGCTCAAGCACACCCGGACGGCCGACTGCGTGGTCGCCGGCTACCGCACCCACAAGTCCAGTGAGGAGGCGATCGGCTCGCTGCTGCTCGGCATCTTCACCCCGCAGGGGCGGCTGGCCCACGTCGGGGTGTCGTCCTCGTTCACGATGGCGCGCCGCCGCGAGCTCTTCACCGAGCTGCAGCCCCTGGTCACCGGGTTCGAGGGCCACCCGTGGGACTGGGCCGCGCACGCGCAGGCCGACACCCCCCGCAAGAGCGAGGGGTCGCGCTGGGCCGCGGGCAAGGACCTCTCCTTCACCCCGCTGCGCCCGGAGCGGGTGGTGGAGGTGAAGTACGACTACCTCGAGGGTGACCGGTTCCGGCACACCGCGCACTTCCTGCGCTGGCGCGAGGACCGCGAGCCCGAGAGCTGCACCTACGACCAGCTCGACCAGCCGGTCGACTTCCCGCTGACCGACGTGCTCGGTGCGCCGGTGACCGCAGCTGCCGACCTGGGCGAGGGGCCGCGGTGA